Part of the Mytilus galloprovincialis chromosome 14, xbMytGall1.hap1.1, whole genome shotgun sequence genome is shown below.
gtttaaattgttttaacatTGCAGGTGCCCTTTCTCTTgctattttaaaaatttgtgttttcttttctgtTTCCATTTGATCAAGCCAATGTAATGTTTTGTTGttggtaaataaaattaaaccTTCCAATGCTATTATGTTAGCATTGGGTTTTTCCCTTTTAAATCTGTCTAAATTTGCGAAATCACGCTCTGAAACTATATTTGTTGGTTTTACAGTTGTCGATTCATCTCTAAGTTCTTTGCCATTAACCCCTTCTGTTTCTTCATTTAAAATGCCACCTGGCAAATTATCAAACAATTGTCTTTCtattataatacaaaaatttaacaaaacaatttgtaaaGCTTCGgtagttaaaatatttaattcttcattatcaattaaaaataaactttcaaaaactTTATCCTGAACAGTATATTCAGGATATAAGACTTTCCCTTCAACCAGTTCTGTTGCATCTACTGAGTATTTTtctaaaatctttttaaaatcaaaccaaactttatTCAAATCTAAAATATGCGAGGTGCTTTCAATAATACGCCAAATAGGACCGGTTAAAATTTTATCAACTATTCCAAATGCCCTACAACCAGCAAGATAGACTGGATTATCTACATAGTGATAGACTGAAGTTATTAATGAATTCCTTTCTGTTATGCTGAAAAATGAATCAATAAATTCTTTGATGTGTTCTCTATGAAAAAAAACTGCTGCTCCCatggaaaataataaatttattctgtgACCGTGAAAAGTACTCATTTTTAAATCAACTGGAATATCAAGCTGttttaaaaaggttaaaaaaagttGACCGTACCCAGATTTTTCGTCAGCACCTGGCACACACAGCTTTGTACTAGCACGAATAAAATCAGATGTGTTTTGGTTGTATGTAAACTGATGAAAACTTTCAGATTCAAGTACACTTTGTTCCCATAACTTTAACCCCGATTCCGCCTGTGACGCTAAATTTACTAGAATGTGCAGGTTACATTTAAAGccatttaattttgatatttttttacgtATTTGTTCAGAATTGTCAGAGCTGTCTGGTATACATTCTAGTTTAATTTTTTCCAGTGATGTTTTAAGACATGTATTAACTATGTGTCTGTCTGTCATTgtattttttattgacaacaataattccttttt
Proteins encoded:
- the LOC143059763 gene encoding uncharacterized protein LOC143059763; its protein translation is MTDRHIVNTCLKTSLEKIKLECIPDSSDNSEQIRKKISKLNGFKCNLHILVNLASQAESGLKLWEQSVLESESFHQFTYNQNTSDFIRASTKLCVPGADEKSGYGQLFLTFLKQLDIPVDLKMSTFHGHRINLLFSMGAAVFFHREHIKEFIDSFFSITERNSLITSVYHYVDNPVYLAGCRAFGIVDKILTGPIWRIIESTSHILDLNKVWFDFKKILEKYSVDATELVEGKVLYPEYTVQDKVFESLFLIDNEELNILTTEALQIVLLNFCIIIERQLFDNLPGGILNEETEGVNGKELRDESTTVKPTNIVSERDFANLDRFKREKPNANIIALEGLILFTNNKTLHWLDQMETEKKTQIFKIARERAPAMLKQFKLRKEHIKNQHILLLKNKREEKLRKENSKQQELQSLTKDIEKIGGLWVTSQDINKNIKKLNETEKMEAVKLQLKFRKKVLKCNPEDKFLLQFSANGIQFPLHELVSHLKVVLAADYTQTVPSNSIVSFVIKSKNERDEIMQKQREIVLKIIENIKLKKCTEANKVFKEPVPKRKKTVSVVENASLNTVENNSESDIIMNVESSSQSFDHDMIMTGLNNVQLVKMLLWPIWIHGILDKL